The Leucobacter viscericola genome includes a window with the following:
- a CDS encoding CDP-glycerol glycerophosphotransferase family protein, whose translation MSTGGFSFAQGNLSKLLALPKYLLSVIVSWFVPRSEKKWVFGSGIGVSEGALVVARQLRLEEPDASISWLVANDEEAEAARTEGFVPVVRESAAGYWATLRAGRIIVTHGLGDANRFGIMGGCIVQLWHGAPLKRLHLDSQVTTAVRGPAPLRAVLRRMYLAGSRQVSLYVAGSPLAAERLRSAFRVAPGKVRVLGDPRDDTLSLQAADPAQAEQSKERLRELLEAAGASISDQDMLILYAPTWRDGDADPAAPTKKEAARLRTLLKRYDAHLLIRSHPLGAGAYEGMLGDRVHLLGADTVREITPLLGGIDAVITDYSSIAVDFSLLGRPIVWFAPDLEHYESTRGLYEPLVVTSAGRVERTWGEVLDRLEQLQRGNPAWRAAEADTRAFARRFHRFPEGGAAARVLAEIRRLRLRDKELVPPGGIFFESFYGRQVSCNPLAIDREITRRYPETPRYWSVTSELQQVPEGAVPLLVGGREWFAARRTAKLVVVNDWLRYSFRRRRGQTVLQTWHGTMLKHLALGRPGVGLRTRLAIRRESRRWSIMLSQNPHSTSVFKSSYAFRGDILELGYPRDDRLARAVIAEGRNPIDVLAARAALGIPAGVSVLSYAPTWRDGGITLVDDLNVQQLAHELGENWVVVARGHTRTHTFGRYPGSASGTVIDASQHDDVNDVILAADVLVTDYSSIMFDAAVARVPQLFFVPDLAAYRDRERGFTFDFERLAPGPLLQQRDEVLAHARALGELGHDAAWVQEFAEARENWREQFAPNDDGYAAQRVVDALSERGALPG comes from the coding sequence ATGAGTACCGGTGGATTTAGCTTCGCCCAGGGCAACCTAAGTAAACTGCTTGCGCTTCCGAAGTATTTGCTTTCTGTGATCGTGTCCTGGTTTGTGCCGCGATCCGAAAAAAAGTGGGTGTTCGGCAGCGGAATCGGGGTGTCCGAGGGTGCGCTCGTGGTTGCTCGTCAGCTGCGACTGGAAGAACCGGACGCGTCGATCAGCTGGCTTGTTGCAAACGACGAGGAGGCTGAGGCCGCTCGCACCGAGGGGTTCGTACCTGTCGTGCGAGAGAGTGCTGCCGGTTACTGGGCAACACTGCGGGCGGGCCGGATCATCGTCACCCACGGGCTCGGCGATGCCAACAGATTTGGAATTATGGGCGGTTGCATCGTGCAGCTCTGGCACGGCGCACCCCTCAAACGACTCCACCTGGACTCCCAGGTCACGACCGCCGTGCGTGGACCGGCTCCGCTGCGGGCAGTGCTGCGCCGCATGTATCTCGCTGGATCGCGGCAGGTCTCCCTCTACGTTGCGGGATCACCCCTTGCAGCCGAACGGCTCCGCTCGGCCTTCCGGGTTGCGCCCGGCAAGGTGCGGGTGCTGGGAGATCCCCGAGACGACACACTCTCGTTGCAGGCGGCCGATCCGGCCCAAGCCGAACAGAGCAAGGAACGGCTTCGTGAGCTGCTAGAAGCCGCGGGGGCGAGCATTTCTGACCAGGACATGCTGATCCTCTACGCACCGACCTGGCGCGACGGAGATGCTGATCCGGCTGCTCCAACAAAAAAGGAAGCAGCCCGCCTGCGCACGCTGCTGAAGCGGTATGACGCACACCTGCTCATCCGCTCACACCCGCTCGGTGCGGGAGCCTACGAGGGGATGCTGGGGGATCGGGTTCACCTGCTCGGAGCGGATACCGTTCGCGAGATCACCCCGCTGCTGGGCGGCATCGACGCGGTAATTACCGACTATTCCTCCATCGCCGTTGACTTTTCACTGCTGGGTCGACCAATTGTCTGGTTTGCCCCCGACCTTGAGCACTACGAAAGCACCAGGGGCCTCTATGAGCCGCTCGTCGTAACGAGCGCTGGCAGGGTCGAGCGGACCTGGGGTGAGGTTCTGGACCGACTCGAGCAGTTACAGCGTGGAAACCCCGCCTGGCGAGCTGCTGAGGCGGACACACGAGCGTTCGCGCGCCGCTTCCATCGGTTCCCCGAGGGAGGCGCTGCTGCTCGAGTACTCGCGGAAATTCGTCGATTGCGGTTACGCGACAAAGAACTCGTGCCGCCCGGTGGAATCTTCTTCGAGAGCTTCTATGGACGCCAGGTGAGCTGCAACCCGCTCGCCATTGATCGAGAGATTACGCGGCGCTACCCTGAAACTCCTCGCTACTGGAGTGTGACGAGCGAGCTGCAGCAGGTGCCCGAGGGTGCAGTTCCGCTCTTGGTCGGCGGCCGTGAGTGGTTTGCCGCGCGCCGCACAGCAAAGCTGGTCGTGGTGAACGACTGGCTGCGTTACTCATTCCGCAGGAGGCGAGGGCAGACGGTCCTGCAGACCTGGCACGGCACCATGCTGAAACACCTCGCCCTCGGTCGCCCCGGGGTCGGGCTTCGCACCAGGTTAGCCATTCGACGTGAGAGCCGCCGCTGGAGCATCATGCTCTCGCAGAATCCGCACTCAACGAGCGTCTTCAAATCGAGTTACGCGTTCCGCGGTGACATTCTCGAGCTCGGGTATCCGCGCGACGACCGCCTCGCCCGCGCGGTCATCGCTGAGGGGCGCAACCCCATCGACGTGCTCGCCGCGCGCGCAGCTCTAGGGATCCCTGCAGGGGTTTCCGTGCTCAGTTACGCGCCGACCTGGCGAGACGGCGGCATCACGCTCGTGGACGACCTCAATGTTCAGCAGCTTGCCCACGAACTCGGTGAGAACTGGGTTGTTGTGGCCCGCGGTCACACTCGAACGCACACCTTTGGCCGGTATCCGGGGAGTGCCTCCGGCACCGTCATCGATGCATCCCAGCACGACGATGTGAACGACGTGATCCTGGCCGCCGACGTGCTGGTAACCGACTACTCGTCGATTATGTTTGACGCTGCGGTTGCTCGAGTTCCACAACTCTTTTTTGTGCCGGATCTTGCCGCCTATCGGGATCGCGAGCGTGGGTTTACCTTCGACTTCGAACGCTTGGCGCCCGGGCCGCTGCTGCAGCAGCGCGACGAGGTGCTGGCCCACGCGCGGGCGCTTGGCGAACTCGGCCACGACGCCGCCTGGGTGCAAGAATTTGCTGAAGCGCGTGAAAACTGGCGTGAGCAGTTTGCTCCGAACGACGATGGCTACGCCGCTCAACGGGTTGTTGACGCGTTGAGTGAGCGAGGCGCGCTACCTGGGTGA
- a CDS encoding ABC transporter ATP-binding protein: MTDKIITANGLGVRFRRNRGSSRSFKDLFAGGARRARPGEFWALRDVSFDVRRGEAIGVVGRNGQGKSTLLKLVAGVLFPDEGTVSVHGGVAPLIEITGGFVGDLTVRDNVQLTAGLHGLSKREIAARFDSIIDFAGAADVIDTPFKHLSSGMKVRVAFAVVSQLDEPVLLVDEVLAVGDKAFRAKCYDRIEELLKEEKTLFLVSHNERDLRRFCTRGLYLNAGKLVLDGTIDEVLERYDADHGA, translated from the coding sequence ATGACCGACAAGATCATTACCGCAAACGGTCTCGGAGTGAGGTTCCGTCGGAATCGCGGATCCAGCCGCAGTTTCAAAGACCTCTTCGCTGGAGGCGCGCGCCGCGCTCGTCCGGGAGAGTTCTGGGCCCTGCGCGACGTCTCCTTTGACGTGCGACGCGGCGAGGCCATCGGGGTTGTTGGCCGTAACGGCCAGGGCAAGTCGACGCTGTTGAAACTTGTCGCCGGAGTGCTGTTTCCCGACGAGGGCACCGTGAGTGTTCACGGCGGAGTTGCTCCCCTCATCGAGATCACCGGTGGGTTTGTCGGCGATCTCACGGTGCGCGATAACGTGCAGCTCACAGCTGGTCTTCACGGCCTGAGCAAACGCGAGATTGCCGCTCGTTTTGATTCCATCATCGATTTTGCTGGGGCGGCTGATGTCATTGACACCCCGTTCAAGCACCTCTCGAGCGGCATGAAAGTCCGTGTTGCCTTCGCCGTGGTGTCGCAGCTGGACGAGCCCGTCCTGCTGGTGGATGAGGTGCTCGCTGTGGGCGACAAGGCGTTTCGCGCGAAGTGCTACGACCGCATCGAGGAGCTCCTCAAAGAGGAGAAAACACTCTTTCTCGTGTCACACAACGAGCGCGATCTGCGCAGATTCTGCACCCGCGGACTCTACCTCAATGCTGGAAAACTCGTGCTAGACGGGACCATCGACGAGGTCCTCGAACGCTACGATGCAGACCACGGGGCCTAA
- a CDS encoding glycosyltransferase family 2 protein: protein MPLGSRVLAWEDAGVILSKLSELPAVSYVMPVLNEEEFLEAAVHTILAQDYAGEKEIVLALGPSRDGSNEIAARLAAQDSRVRLVENPARDIPVGLNLAIAESKHPVVVRVDAHSELTPDYTRLGVAALRREEAANVGGIMRAAGRSPVQRAIARGYNSPYGLGGGAYHGDGTPGIAESAYLGIFRREAIEAVGGYDPGILRGEDWELNLRIRRASGKIWFEPALKVTYWPRASLRDLSKQFFATGTWRAVLVRRYGRANPWRFFAPGALVTSLAVSVVGLVLLLLGVLSWASWWPLLLLPLAGYAAGILFAVLRIPEQQGVRDRLLTGATLITMHLSWGTGFLRGLLFGGGRVVDRSRA from the coding sequence ATGCCGCTTGGAAGCCGTGTGCTCGCGTGGGAAGATGCTGGGGTGATCCTCTCCAAGCTTTCCGAACTCCCCGCTGTCAGTTATGTGATGCCGGTGCTCAACGAAGAGGAGTTTCTCGAAGCTGCGGTTCACACGATTCTCGCCCAGGACTACGCGGGTGAAAAGGAGATCGTTCTGGCCCTTGGCCCGTCGCGGGACGGCAGCAACGAAATTGCGGCCCGACTGGCGGCTCAAGACTCTCGGGTGCGGCTCGTAGAGAACCCTGCACGCGACATACCCGTCGGCCTCAACCTGGCGATTGCTGAGAGCAAACATCCGGTTGTGGTGCGCGTTGATGCGCACTCTGAGCTGACACCCGACTACACCCGATTAGGTGTCGCTGCGCTGCGGCGCGAGGAGGCCGCCAATGTTGGGGGGATCATGCGCGCCGCCGGACGCTCCCCCGTGCAGCGCGCGATTGCCCGCGGATACAACAGCCCCTACGGCCTCGGCGGCGGTGCTTACCACGGCGACGGGACACCGGGAATCGCCGAGTCCGCCTACCTCGGCATCTTCCGCCGCGAGGCGATCGAGGCCGTCGGTGGGTACGATCCCGGCATCCTTCGGGGCGAAGACTGGGAACTCAATCTGAGGATCCGCCGCGCCAGTGGTAAAATCTGGTTTGAACCCGCACTCAAAGTGACTTATTGGCCACGTGCGAGCCTACGTGATCTCTCAAAACAGTTCTTTGCGACGGGCACCTGGCGGGCCGTGCTCGTTCGCCGCTACGGTCGAGCAAACCCGTGGCGGTTTTTTGCGCCAGGAGCGCTTGTAACCTCACTTGCGGTGAGTGTGGTGGGTCTGGTGCTGTTGTTGCTTGGTGTGCTGTCCTGGGCCTCCTGGTGGCCGCTGCTGCTGCTTCCACTCGCCGGGTATGCGGCGGGAATCCTCTTTGCGGTGTTACGCATCCCCGAGCAGCAGGGAGTTCGGGATCGCCTGCTCACGGGTGCGACGCTCATCACAATGCATCTGAGCTGGGGAACGGGGTTCTTGCGCGGGCTGCTGTTCGGCGGCGGCCGCGTCGTTGATCGCTCGCGAGCCTAA
- a CDS encoding ABC transporter permease translates to MNFSSERRPLRASAWSSLWLLTRRDLKVRYSTSMLGYLWSILDPLLMSLIYWFVFTQVFHRTVGETPYIIFLLTALLPWVWVNGAISDSTRAFLRDVRLVRSIAMPRWIWVGRIICSKGIEFLLSMPVLIVFAIFSGAHIGWGVLLFPVAVVLLAILTLGTGLLISPLVVFFRDLERASKLLLRVLFYASPIIYGASDLPPFAQPLAWLNPLSGIFAMFRAGFFPDQINWHLMAVSAIECVIILIIGALVFRRSIAGVLKEL, encoded by the coding sequence GTGAATTTTTCATCTGAGCGCCGACCTCTGCGCGCGAGTGCCTGGTCATCGCTGTGGCTACTCACGCGCCGCGATTTAAAGGTCCGCTACTCGACCTCAATGCTGGGATACCTGTGGTCGATCCTTGATCCACTGCTGATGAGCCTCATCTACTGGTTCGTTTTTACGCAGGTCTTTCACCGCACTGTCGGCGAAACGCCCTACATCATCTTTCTGCTGACCGCCCTACTCCCCTGGGTATGGGTCAACGGTGCGATCTCCGATTCAACTCGCGCGTTCTTACGTGATGTGCGACTCGTGAGATCCATCGCGATGCCGCGGTGGATCTGGGTGGGCCGCATCATTTGCTCAAAGGGGATCGAATTTCTCCTGAGCATGCCCGTGCTCATCGTGTTTGCAATTTTTTCTGGGGCCCACATCGGGTGGGGCGTGTTGCTCTTCCCCGTCGCGGTGGTGCTGCTCGCAATTTTGACGCTGGGTACCGGTCTCCTCATTTCACCCCTCGTGGTGTTCTTCCGCGACCTGGAGCGTGCTTCCAAACTGCTGCTGCGTGTCTTGTTCTACGCTTCACCCATCATTTATGGCGCTTCGGATCTGCCGCCGTTCGCCCAGCCGCTCGCCTGGCTCAACCCACTCTCAGGAATCTTCGCGATGTTCCGTGCGGGATTCTTCCCGGATCAAATCAACTGGCACCTCATGGCTGTCTCGGCGATTGAGTGTGTGATTATCCTCATCATTGGCGCTTTGGTGTTCCGTCGCTCCATCGCTGGCGTTCTCAAGGAGCTGTGA
- a CDS encoding ABC transporter ATP-binding protein gives MAPEATPVPAETVSAEQASAESSPRTGRIQVPVPSVVRARERGRIAAQNPVVLHAEMLTKRYGSVIAANEVSLAVHAGSFTGVVGPNGAGKTTTLSMLAGLLRPTSGRVTVNGVDVWSDGPAAKRLIGTLPDRLRLFDRLTGAQLLYYSGVLHGVEGAALTQRSSELAEAFGLESALGRLVSDYSAGMQKKIALACSMIHAPEVLVLDEPFEAIDPVSVSNVTEILEKYVAGGGSVVMSSHSLDLIQRVCDHVSIIVDGRVIANGTVDAVRDGLSLEERFTALTGSSDTKRGLEWLHGSSDSE, from the coding sequence GTGGCCCCTGAGGCCACCCCAGTTCCTGCGGAAACCGTTTCCGCGGAACAGGCCTCGGCTGAGTCTTCCCCGAGAACTGGTCGTATCCAGGTTCCTGTTCCCTCCGTCGTGCGAGCGCGCGAGCGAGGTCGTATCGCCGCGCAGAACCCCGTGGTGCTTCATGCAGAGATGCTGACCAAGCGGTACGGATCGGTGATTGCCGCAAACGAGGTGTCGCTTGCGGTGCACGCGGGATCGTTCACCGGTGTTGTCGGCCCGAACGGCGCGGGTAAGACCACAACACTCTCCATGCTTGCTGGGTTGCTTCGGCCAACCTCGGGTCGGGTCACGGTCAACGGTGTCGACGTGTGGTCAGACGGACCCGCAGCGAAGCGCCTGATTGGCACCCTTCCAGATCGCCTGCGTCTCTTTGACCGGCTCACGGGTGCGCAACTGCTGTACTACTCGGGTGTGCTTCACGGGGTTGAGGGCGCCGCGCTAACGCAGCGATCCTCCGAGCTTGCCGAAGCTTTTGGCTTGGAATCCGCACTCGGCCGTCTGGTGTCTGACTACTCCGCCGGCATGCAGAAGAAAATTGCGCTGGCGTGCTCAATGATTCACGCACCCGAGGTGCTTGTGCTTGATGAGCCGTTCGAAGCGATCGACCCGGTATCCGTGTCGAACGTAACGGAGATTCTCGAGAAATATGTTGCCGGCGGCGGCAGCGTTGTCATGTCGAGCCACAGCCTTGATCTGATTCAGAGGGTCTGTGACCACGTATCGATCATTGTCGATGGTCGAGTGATCGCAAACGGCACCGTTGACGCGGTGCGTGATGGTCTCAGCCTTGAAGAGCGCTTCACTGCGCTCACCGGCTCCAGCGACACGAAGAGGGGGCTGGAATGGTTGCACGGCTCTTCCGACTCCGAGTAG